Genomic DNA from Alkalihalobacterium alkalinitrilicum:
CAACGATGGGAAATGCGGAGGTTAGAGTTAGAACGATTTGCTGATGAAGCAGAAGGAAGGACGTATATCTCACCGTTTCAACTAACCTATTTAACTCATGTTCATCAAATGCTCTTAATGGTCGAAGATGCAAAAAGGCATTTAAAAAACTGGTATGATATTTGTCTCGAAAAAGGAAAGTATAGAACCGTCCTTTGTCATGGAAAAGCATCGAGAAAACATACGATCTTTAACCAAAATGGCGATCCTATATTATTTAATTTTGAACGGGCGTCGATGGATACTCCTGCACGCGACTTGGCTTTATTTTGTCGCCAATCTTTTGCTTATAATCTGTGGGATGAAGAAGAAATGCTGCGCTGGTTTGGGACGTATGACCGAAACATATCGCTATTAGACGAAGAAAAAGAATTACTGTTTGGCTATTTGTGTTTTCCTGAACCCGTGTTGTTTTCGTTACAACTGTATTTGCAACAAAAACAAGAGAAGCCAGAACTTTATCATGTCCAACGTTTAGAAAAACGTTTTCATATGATGAGAAAGGTACACCGGTTGAAAGGCTATTTAATTAAAAAGGAAGAACAAACCGCACAATTTGAGCAACAACAATAAGAGGCTGTCCCATAAGTGTCTACGCTCCTCGCCTGTAGGATATAAAGAAAATCTCTTTATACCGTTGGCTGAGGTGCTTGGTGCTTGTTGGGGACAGTCCCTTTTCGTTTGGAGTGATCCATTTTAAATAACATTGAAAAGGAACAAGAAATATAATATCGCAAAAGATGCTAATAAAATAACATCAAATGTCGTCGGTAACAGAAGTGTTCGGATAAATTGAAAACATAATAATGGAAGTAGTACTTGTATCAAAATTAACCGAAGTCGCAATAACCAAAAAGGGGGACGAAAACGCTTATATCGCTTACCCATAGCGAAGCTCCTTCCTAGAAACAGTCTATATACTACAATATGCATAGGCGAGGTTGATGTGAAATGCAAAATGGTCATGCATAAAAAAAGAAAAAAATGGCGAAGCTTTTATTGACGAAAAACCTTGAAAAAAGGTAGAATAATATGCAGACTACTATACGTATATGACAACCTCTATACATAAATGCATGGACAGGGAAGAGTAAATTCAAAACCCTTCAGAGAGAAAAATCAATAGCTGAAAGATTTTTCAGGATGTATGAATTGAACGTCACCCTCGAGCAACTCAATTGAACGAGACTGAATTTGAAAGCAATGACTTCGACACAAGTGGATTACTTCAATTCAGCGCCAAGTAGATAGAGTCGGCAGCTGCCGTTATCTGAATGAAGTGTGTAAGCTTTTTTTGCTTGCAAACAAAGGTGGTACCGCGAATACAACTCTCTTCGTCCTTTGGGTGGAGGGGGTTTTTGATGTTTTTACGACGTCACTATCGAACGCTAATTCTAGTTATCGATAGATCAATATTATGGTCGTTTGGACTTAGCGATAAGCCGAGTCTTTTAATACATAAGGGAGGTCAAGGAACCTATGGAAAATCAAGACTTAACAATGCCAACAAAGTATAGCCCACAAGATACCGAAGCAAAATGGTACCCATTTTGGGTTAATGGGAAGTTTTTTGAAGCAACAGGTGATGAAAAGAAGAAGCCATATACGATAGTTATTCCGCCACCAAATGTTACAGGGAAACTACATTTAGGACATGCCTGGGATACAACATTACAAGATATTTTAATACGAACGAAACGAATGCAAGGTTATGATGCATTATGGTTACCTGGGATGGATCACGCTGGGATTGCGACTCAAGCTAAAGTAGAAGGAAAACTTCGCGAAGAAGGACTTAGCCGATATGATCTTGGTCGTGAAAAATTCTTAGAAAAATCGTGGGAATGGAAAGAAGAGTACGCTTCACACATTCGTCAGCAATGGTCGAAACTAGGACTAGCATTAGATTATTCACGTGAAAGATTTACGTTAGATGAAGGCTTGTCCAAAGCCGTTCGTGAAGTGTTTGTTCGTCTTTATGAAAAAGGCTTAATTTACCGCGGCGAATATATCATTAACTGGGACCCACAAACGAAAACAGCCTTATCCGACATCGAGGTTATTTATAAAGATGTTCAAGGTGCGTTTTACCATATGAAATATCCACTTGTCGATGGCAGTGGCTATATTGAAGTAGCGACAACTCGTCCTGAAACGATGTTAGGAGATACAGCGGTTGCGGTTCATCCTGAAGATGATCGGTACAAGCATTTAATTGGTAAAAAAGTGAAACTACCAATCGTCGGCCGTGAAATTGAAATTGTCGGTGATGATTATGTTGATATGGAGTTTGGTTCAGGTGCGGTAAAAATTACTCCTGCTCACGATCCGAATGACTTTGAAATTGGAAATCGCCATAACTTAGAACGCGTACTCGTAATGAGCGAAGATGGAAAAATGAATGAAAATGCTGACAAATATCAAGGGCTAGATCGATTTGAATGTCGTAAGCAGATCGTGAAAGACTTACAAGACATGGGAGTTCTCTTTAAAATAGAAGAACATACGCATTCTGTCGGTCATTCTGAGCGTAGTGGCGCTGTTGTTGAACCGTATCTATCAACGCAATGGTTTGTGAAAATGGAGCCATTAGCAGAAGCGGCGATTGAATTACAAAAGTCAGAAGGAAAAGTAAATTTTGTTCCTGACCGTTTTGAAAAAACATATCTTCATTGGATCGAAAACATTCGTGATTGGTGTATTTCTCGTCAATTGTGGTGGGGACATCGTATTCCAGCCTGGTACCACAAACAAACAGGGGAAATCTATGTTGGTCATGAAGCACCAGCAGATATCGAAAACTGGGAGCAAGACCA
This window encodes:
- the ysxE gene encoding spore coat protein YsxE, with the protein product MTDRSLIDRYAPILFHYDLYLEHIEHWGKVKQIQTSRGMFALKEAHMNRQQGEMFVQVMRKLDRLGYHQLIPIIPTKYGEYTLSTDDRSYYLMPWIDDAPYQARISREEKIVEQLGVIHRLTAKTDEYPKETIEEAYQALLQRWEMRRLELERFADEAEGRTYISPFQLTYLTHVHQMLLMVEDAKRHLKNWYDICLEKGKYRTVLCHGKASRKHTIFNQNGDPILFNFERASMDTPARDLALFCRQSFAYNLWDEEEMLRWFGTYDRNISLLDEEKELLFGYLCFPEPVLFSLQLYLQQKQEKPELYHVQRLEKRFHMMRKVHRLKGYLIKKEEQTAQFEQQQ
- a CDS encoding valine--tRNA ligase; the encoded protein is MENQDLTMPTKYSPQDTEAKWYPFWVNGKFFEATGDEKKKPYTIVIPPPNVTGKLHLGHAWDTTLQDILIRTKRMQGYDALWLPGMDHAGIATQAKVEGKLREEGLSRYDLGREKFLEKSWEWKEEYASHIRQQWSKLGLALDYSRERFTLDEGLSKAVREVFVRLYEKGLIYRGEYIINWDPQTKTALSDIEVIYKDVQGAFYHMKYPLVDGSGYIEVATTRPETMLGDTAVAVHPEDDRYKHLIGKKVKLPIVGREIEIVGDDYVDMEFGSGAVKITPAHDPNDFEIGNRHNLERVLVMSEDGKMNENADKYQGLDRFECRKQIVKDLQDMGVLFKIEEHTHSVGHSERSGAVVEPYLSTQWFVKMEPLAEAAIELQKSEGKVNFVPDRFEKTYLHWIENIRDWCISRQLWWGHRIPAWYHKQTGEIYVGHEAPADIENWEQDQDVLDTWFSSALWPFSTMGWPDKESADFKRYYSTDVLVTGYDIIYFWVARMIFQGLEFTDERPFKDVLIHGLVRDSQGRKMSKSLGNGVDPMDVIDKYGADALRFFLATGSSPGNDLRFYWEKVESTWNFANKIWNASRFALMNMNGMKYEEIDLTGEKSIADQWILTRLQETIESVTRLTEAYEFGEVGRVLYNFIWDDFCDWYIEMAKLPLYGDNEEAKKTTRSVLAYVLDQTLRLLHPLMPFITEEIWQHLPHDGESITVAAWPEKQQDFMFSNAVADFNLLKDIIRSVRNTRSELNVPMSKQIELHIKAKDEQVLDQLNRGLLYIEKFCNPSELKIGTDIPTPEKSMSNVLTGVELYLPLAGLLDLDAEIARLQKELEKFDKEVDRVQKKLNNQGFIAKAPEKVIEEEKAKEKDYIEKRETVKARIAELRG